A genomic window from Vanessa tameamea isolate UH-Manoa-2023 chromosome 7, ilVanTame1 primary haplotype, whole genome shotgun sequence includes:
- the LOC113401124 gene encoding uncharacterized protein LOC113401124 — protein MKLSGIIFSFLYIQVSSSLLGDFRNAMFNVERGFGKLLTDVVTDVKDTIHCTISAVEQVLVLNGLLDKTSRYSYSCSGVSKPTEPIPSPSKIRDQRSLLGDFQRSKHANHGLDYLNSPRHISMELGKSIANVNKTINDILGHHKANSNLKLISKTMKEETNRLTEISKILKRELENISSNIKLEIRKLLFDRQESHFESVWDEIKTLHDIQQRSINETEIGEIRHILDKVVNKLHLKSENQKQLGSYDLKEIRKTLEKYSDGQDKKIQKDNADHSRPQDLSFETPTTKLPLKSFKDVAKKIFDQKKNTKINPSHSKESIFNLNMHSFEHFTPFSTTDNISKKTIDDAKKIIEDSQRTDKMLNNIFNEKRAASSVFSNPENNLFDFSSS, from the exons ATGAAATTGTCTGgaattattttcagttttctGTACATACAA GTTTCTTCATCACTCCTTGGTGATTTTCGAAATGCGATGTTTAACGTTGAACGCGGTTTTGGTAAATTATTAACAGATGTCGTTACCGACGTAAAGGATACGATTCATTGTACCATATCAGCAGTCGAGCAAGTTTTGGTGTTAAACGGACTTTTGGACAAAACTTCTAGATATAGTTACAGTTGTAGCGGTGTAAGTAAACCAACTGAACCAATACCCTCGCCATCTAAAATCCGGGATCAAAGAAGCTTGCTTGGTGATTTTCAACGGTCGAAACATGCCAATCATGGCTTGGACTATCTTAACTCGCCAAGGCACATTTCAATGGAATTAGGAAAGTCCATCGCCAacgttaataaaacaataaacgatATTCTAGGTCATCACAAAGCCAATAGCAATTTGAAACTTATATCTAAAACGATGAAAGAAGAAACTAACCGCCTAACtgaaataagtaaaatactTAAGCGAGAATTGGAAAACATATCGAGTAATATCAAACTTGAGATACGAAAATTACTTTTTGATCGACAAGAATCTCATTTTGAATCGGTTTGggatgaaattaaaacattacacgACATTCAACAGAGAAGCATAAATGAAACAGAGATTGGTGAAATACGTCATATTTTAGATAAGGTAGTGAATAAACTGCATTTAAAATCTGAAAATCAAAAACAACTCGGCAGCTatgatttaaaagaaataagaaaaacacTGGAAAAATATTCTGATGGTCaggataaaaaaattcaaaaagatAATGCCGATCATTCAAGACCACAAGATCTATCATTTGAAACACCTACTACAAAATTACCGCTAAAATCTTTTAAAGATGTTGCCAAGAAAATATTTGATCAAAAgaaaaacactaaaataaatccGTCGCATTCAAAggaatctatatttaatttaaatatgcattcATTCGAACATTTTACACCATTTTCGACAAcagataatattagtaagaaaacGATAGATGATGCTAAGAAAATTATTGAAGACAGTCAACGTAccgataaaatgttaaataatatttttaatgaaaagcgAGCAGCCTCAAGTGTCTTTAGCAATCCAGAAAACAATCTATTTGATTTTAGTAGCAGTTGA